The Lycium barbarum isolate Lr01 chromosome 9, ASM1917538v2, whole genome shotgun sequence genome has a segment encoding these proteins:
- the LOC132610615 gene encoding tetrahydroberberine oxidase-like → MVTFGSILFALFFLPFLVTSIHHRHLEDVNANFYGCLSYESGNQLYIYNIVHTIWSKGYQSILESSIHNARFNNSNVPKPYYIIVPENKEQVRATMICCKKSGFETRIRSGGHDYEGLSYISYKPYCLVDLSSLRKIDINVQEKTAWVEGGATLGELYYNIANKSKTLAFPAGTCPSVGVGGHISGGGQGPLMRKHGLAADNVLDATILNINGTILDRRGMGEDLFWAIRGGGAASFGVVLSWKLQLVEVPPVVTLFTVARTHEEGATKLVRKWQKLIKEFPEELFLRININPKKDSLGKPSIQASFNSLYLGTRRHLRRLMRRKFPELNLKSRDCQEMSWINSTIRIDSYRKDSTIQDLLERKDKRMTFYKTKSDYVTKALSEKALEGLWNAFKNTGDALVILTPHGGKMSEIIEDAIPFPHRKGVLYNVQYFALWHHPNQTVEKIKFDWINGIYDYMGKFVSKPRTAYLNTRDLDLGRTQNGSEKYSEAKSWGEMYFKCNFEKLARVKYSVDPGNYFRNEQSIPPLGP, encoded by the coding sequence ATGGTCACTTTTGGTTCAATATTATTTGCCCtattttttcttcctttcttagTCACCTCTATACACCATCGTCACCTTGAAGATGTCAATGCTAACTTCTATGGTTGCCTCTCCTATGAATCTGGCAATCAACTATACATTTACAACATTGTTCACACTATATGGTCAAAAGGCTACCAATCGATCCTCGAATCATCGATACACAATGCTAGGTTCAACAATTCAAATGTCCCGAAACCATACTACATAATTGTGCCAGAAAATAAAGAACAAGTGCGAGCAACCATGATTTGTTGCAAAAAATCTGGATTTGAAACTAGGATTAGAAGTGGCGGACACGACTATGAAGGCCTTTCTTACATTTCTTACAAACCCTATTGCCTAGTTGACCTGTCGAGCCTCCGAAAGATCGACATCAACGTTCAAGAAAAGACTGCATGGGTAGAAGGTGGAGCGACACTAGGGGAACTTTACTACAACATTGCAAATAAGAGCAAAACTCTAGCTTTCCCAGCTGGAACTTGTCCTTCTGTAGGTGTTGGAGGCCATATTAGTGGTGGCGGACAAGGACCCTTGATGAGAAAACACGGCCTTGCAGCAGATAACGTGCTCGATGCCACGATCCTCAACATTAATGGCACGATTCTCGATAGGAGAGGCATGGGAGAAGACCTATTTTGGGCCATCCGAGGTGGTGGAGCAGCTAGTTTCGGGGTGGTTCTATCTTGGAAGTTACAATTAGTTGAGGTTCCGCCTGTGGTCACTCTCTTCACTGTTGCTCGAACCCACGAGGAAGGTGCTACAAAGCTTGTTCGGAAATGGCAAAAGTTAATAAAGGAATTTCCTGAGGAGCTTTTCCTAAGAATAAATATAAACCCTAAAAAGGACTCTTTAGGGAAACCTTCGATACAAGCTTCATTTAACTCGTTATATTTAGGGACGAGGCGCCATCTTCGGAGACTAATGAGAAGGAAATTCCCTGAATTGAACTTAAAGTCTAGAGATTGTCAAGAGATGAGTTGGATTAATTCAACAATAAGGATAGATAGTTATAGAAAAGATTCAACAATCCAAGATTTGTTAGAAAGGAAGGACAAGAGAATGACATTTTACAAAACCAAATCAGACTATGTGACAAAGGCTCTATCAGAAAAAGCATTAGAAGGGTTATGGAATGCGTTCAAAAATACAGGAGATGCACTTGTGATTTTGACCCCTCATGGTGGAAAAATGAGTGAAATAATAGAGGATGCAATTCCATTTCCACATAGAAAAGGAGTTTTATATAACGTACAATATTTTGCATTGTGGCATCATCCGAATCAAACAGTAGAGAAGATAAAGTTTGATTGGATCAATGGTATTTATGATTACATGGGGAAGTTTGTTTCAAAGCCAAGAACAGCATATCTAAATACAAGAGATTTGGATTTGGGAAGAACACAAAATGGAAGTGAGAAATACTCAGAAGCAAAGAGTTGGGGTGAAATGTATTTCAAATGTAATTTTGAGAAATTAGCTAGGGTGAAATATAGTGTTGATCCAGGAAATTACTTCAGGAATGAGCAAAGTATTCCACCTCTTGGTCCCTAA